Proteins encoded within one genomic window of Spiroplasma sabaudiense Ar-1343:
- a CDS encoding DUF262 domain-containing protein produces the protein MNKKYNLDFLKISDFLKRENAIFKIPVYQRNYSWNKQVNTLLNDIYDSTLDSGFFIGVIFCSEGKNEEILIVDGQQRLVTISIILSTILKILDRNLKEEAKNETEENKSKTKLLMEDIEECIFKNQKIKNKLKLQTYKDKNILGKVLDKDYSPKNLSNDEKKHKLVDSSKKINDFFKDKDTSDIIEFAKKLLKTNLVCLNLSEFEVNRNELFEAFNSKNEPLKNFDLITNLIFMKIENEELQEKIYREEWENQFQDENGEVSEKFLRDFISMKTLNKAVDKGYDIYERFKNMISKFEAKNNEKLIDEIKKLIREMKKFYEIYNFIKTDSRIKKTYGKLDIDEQRLFEYKFLGVDSADSFIMYLIDRLIDKKLIPGHFDLLIKHITNYLYKKKIMGPTAQNRILFIEILKKCKEEENNEKNNRNWIFDIFTSTIKNHTDKGDNFRNNTNKEFMDSVKIGFKKHEDSKLFFVLLNDNLKTGFKPKTIDEFKNITVEHIVPQAFKKIPEWTELMASEKDTFNLNKISNLTILSEPENSKTGSKIFDKKMKIIPTSIFKINLEMASYKNISDLDEKWFKYLKERYSKTISEIT, from the coding sequence ATGAATAAAAAATATAATCTTGATTTCTTAAAAATATCCGACTTCTTAAAAAGAGAAAATGCTATATTTAAAATACCAGTTTATCAAAGAAATTATTCTTGAAACAAACAAGTCAACACGCTACTTAATGATATTTATGATTCAACTTTAGATTCCGGTTTTTTCATAGGAGTTATTTTTTGTTCAGAAGGCAAGAACGAAGAAATTTTAATTGTAGATGGGCAGCAAAGGTTGGTTACAATCTCTATTATTTTGAGTACAATTTTAAAAATTTTAGATAGAAACCTTAAAGAGGAAGCAAAAAATGAAACGGAAGAAAATAAATCAAAAACAAAATTATTAATGGAAGATATTGAAGAATGCATTTTTAAAAATCAAAAAATAAAAAATAAACTTAAATTACAAACATACAAAGATAAAAATATTTTAGGTAAAGTCTTGGATAAGGATTATTCCCCTAAAAATTTAAGTAATGATGAGAAAAAACACAAACTTGTAGATAGTTCAAAAAAAATTAATGATTTTTTTAAGGACAAAGATACTTCGGATATAATAGAATTTGCTAAAAAATTATTGAAAACAAATTTAGTTTGCTTAAATTTAAGTGAATTTGAAGTAAATAGAAATGAACTTTTTGAAGCCTTCAATTCGAAGAACGAGCCTCTAAAAAATTTTGATTTAATAACAAATTTGATTTTTATGAAAATTGAAAACGAAGAACTTCAAGAAAAAATTTATCGTGAAGAATGGGAAAATCAATTTCAAGATGAAAATGGTGAAGTTTCAGAAAAATTTCTTAGAGATTTTATATCTATGAAAACGCTTAATAAGGCGGTGGACAAAGGTTATGATATTTATGAGCGTTTTAAAAATATGATCTCAAAGTTTGAAGCGAAGAACAATGAAAAGTTGATAGATGAAATAAAAAAATTAATTAGAGAAATGAAGAAATTTTATGAGATTTACAATTTTATAAAGACTGACTCAAGAATTAAAAAAACATATGGAAAATTAGACATTGATGAGCAAAGACTTTTTGAATATAAATTTTTAGGCGTTGATTCCGCTGACTCATTCATAATGTATCTTATCGACAGATTGATAGATAAAAAACTAATTCCAGGACATTTCGATTTGTTAATCAAACACATTACAAATTATCTCTATAAGAAAAAAATTATGGGTCCTACTGCTCAAAATAGAATTTTGTTTATTGAAATTCTTAAAAAATGCAAAGAAGAAGAAAACAATGAAAAAAATAATAGAAACTGAATTTTTGACATATTTACTTCGACTATAAAAAATCACACAGATAAAGGAGATAATTTTAGAAATAATACTAATAAAGAATTTATGGACAGCGTAAAAATCGGTTTTAAGAAACATGAAGATTCCAAACTTTTTTTTGTTTTACTAAATGATAATTTAAAAACAGGCTTCAAACCTAAAACTATAGACGAATTTAAAAATATTACAGTAGAACACATAGTTCCTCAAGCATTTAAAAAAATCCCCGAATGAACCGAATTAATGGCATCAGAAAAAGACACTTTTAATTTAAATAAAATTTCCAATTTAACAATACTTAGTGAGCCCGAAAACTCTAAAACGGGTAGTAAAATTTTTGATAAAAAAATGAAAATAATCCCCACGTCTATCTTTAAAATAAATTTAGAAATGGCTAGTTATAAAAATATTAGTGATCTTGATGAAAAATGATTTAAATATTTAAAAGAAAGATATAGCAAAACTATTTCGGAAATAACATAA
- a CDS encoding 3'-5' exonuclease, which yields MKSLINTNSEKTIDLDREIDLERYVFLDLETTGFSCERDEIIEFGALTFEDNHFIEHNILIKPKSPIPLMISKINNIDDETVKNAKSIEEEFERIVKIISNKVIVAHNKDFDLRFLNANAKRLGYSEFDNLSYCTLKRAKKKLPRLKCHKLDFLAKHFKIPFDETQSHRATYDAWVLKELFLKMVF from the coding sequence ATGAAATCATTGATAAATACGAATAGTGAAAAAACTATCGATCTTGATAGGGAAATTGACTTAGAAAGATATGTCTTTTTAGACTTAGAAACAACAGGGTTTAGTTGTGAACGTGATGAAATTATTGAATTTGGGGCTTTAACCTTTGAAGATAATCACTTCATCGAACACAATATCTTAATAAAACCCAAATCACCAATTCCGTTAATGATTTCTAAAATTAATAATATTGATGATGAGACAGTAAAAAATGCCAAATCAATCGAAGAAGAGTTTGAAAGAATCGTTAAGATAATTTCAAATAAAGTAATAGTTGCTCATAATAAAGATTTTGATTTGCGTTTCTTAAATGCAAATGCCAAAAGATTGGGATACTCTGAATTTGACAATTTAAGTTACTGTACTCTGAAAAGAGCGAAGAAAAAACTACCACGTTTAAAATGTCATAAACTTGATTTTTTAGCTAAGCATTTTAAGATTCCATTTGATGAAACTCAATCACATCGTGCCACTTATGATGCCTGGGTTTTAAAAGAGTTGTTTTTAAAAATGGTGTTTTAA
- a CDS encoding AAA domain-containing protein: MEIKYKEILKDMQNRLVSNNTRTNTFFSSKTSSVDFLDLFKYYLIEIPVNENISYSIENLLLKFLEIGKFIVSSNKELIPLNIRKTQWTEAQDKTRLSIFKRLKNILKECTNDRQQFSIESLRIGYPFIKGTINSSNEAANFRAPLFFYDLKAVKVTTDRFQFDISKDFVVNSSIISNAAVYNKVSDFKLDFEQVEVLDDEKNLYLENFNFNANLKDEDIIKFIKTNKLYKSSGMSFSERNEIFKFFSNPIKIEPLKLVNKRDFNLENKFTFDALGECVSRIMPNVAIGRYNLTSTGIFANYEELKNLSDEELEDFFATSTSLGLSQKEDEFLESDIELISKLDYFQKLAIRKSQKSDLVIEGPPGTGKSQTISNIIANILNNNQSALFLTEKKVASEVVFQRIGQLSNLALWIHNVNKDKDSIYQQLKIITKDLDEYINIQKQFDLKNHGETIDEIFSSISDFKRLINSEIGIKYLEFKKEFKKILTTKKGDENTYLKNFEQFQKMVAQLKEFSILSDISTLDNPNLINIVFNSLDDRQSFQENCPLISSSDRLQKVIASQKDIDQDLFDVYLFNHLYKSKTSLRIGIFSKRKFKKFLETQSRQKYKLELLFFKENIDFESFQFLFERRDEKSVIQLLKIADLGIVDFQTIELVIKYNWSNKFESDNLKVFKIIESDWFSKISEANHKQVDNTISRIYWQLIDKIYSKIANDEVLNDKYGKLKNIISKEKGRHNIPRLFKVYQEILEILFPIKISSPDTSSNRLIFPWKEKDYDFVIFDEASQIFTENALPSLFRAKKSIIAGDSKQLRPSNYFASKRLGAEIDEEEYNEILEDENYEVIEEKLSTLQDESLLDFALSRFPKTMLKFHYRSNHKELISYSSAAFYDNELYVSDKPNSVELPLEQVLVENGIKLRKEGINPKEAEMVVQLVLKHIKRGETSIGVITTNSQQMKFIEDLIEDEALQNQKLALALNNNSLFIKNIENVQGDERDIIIFSVAFAPDQTGKFINAFGPIGQAGGPNRLNVAITRSKIKMYVVKSINSAIINSQNQNTLIFKKYLEYVEKLQEHELDSKLINAVLSSVNPTVRESSQDSGWSDSEFELEVFEQVNKLLFHLQDRFEIHRQVQQAGYRIDMTVFDKQEKIHILAIEADGAQFHISTREQKMNDYYRQEYLENQGWKFKRILSTHWWDLDGVKRKQFLNEVLEFVNDYLEDH; this comes from the coding sequence ATGGAAATTAAATATAAAGAAATTTTAAAGGATATGCAAAACAGATTAGTATCAAATAATACAAGAACTAATACTTTTTTTTCAAGCAAAACAAGCTCAGTTGACTTCTTAGATTTATTTAAATATTATTTGATTGAAATACCAGTTAATGAGAACATTTCATATTCAATTGAAAATTTGTTATTAAAATTTTTGGAAATTGGTAAATTCATTGTCAGCTCTAATAAAGAACTAATTCCACTTAACATTAGAAAGACGCAGTGAACAGAGGCTCAAGATAAAACTCGTCTAAGCATTTTTAAGAGATTGAAAAACATATTGAAAGAATGTACAAATGACCGTCAACAATTTTCGATTGAATCCTTGCGAATTGGCTACCCCTTTATAAAGGGAACAATAAACTCATCCAATGAAGCAGCAAACTTTAGAGCACCATTGTTTTTTTATGATTTAAAAGCAGTCAAAGTTACAACCGATCGATTTCAATTTGATATTTCAAAAGATTTTGTAGTTAACTCTTCAATAATTTCCAATGCAGCAGTTTATAATAAAGTTAGCGATTTTAAGTTGGATTTTGAGCAAGTTGAAGTTTTAGATGATGAAAAAAATCTCTATTTAGAAAATTTTAATTTTAATGCCAATTTAAAAGATGAAGATATTATAAAGTTTATTAAGACTAATAAACTTTATAAAAGTAGTGGGATGAGTTTTAGTGAAAGGAATGAAATTTTCAAATTTTTTTCAAATCCAATAAAGATTGAACCACTAAAATTAGTTAACAAAAGAGATTTTAATCTTGAAAATAAATTTACCTTTGATGCCCTGGGAGAATGTGTTTCTAGAATTATGCCAAACGTTGCTATTGGAAGGTATAATTTAACTTCAACTGGAATTTTTGCCAATTATGAAGAATTAAAAAATTTAAGCGATGAAGAACTAGAGGATTTCTTTGCAACTTCAACGAGTTTGGGTTTGAGTCAAAAAGAAGATGAATTTCTTGAAAGTGACATCGAATTAATTTCTAAACTAGATTATTTTCAAAAGTTAGCCATTAGAAAATCACAAAAATCAGATTTAGTTATTGAAGGGCCACCGGGTACTGGAAAATCTCAAACGATTTCCAATATTATTGCCAATATTTTAAATAATAATCAATCTGCGCTATTTCTAACTGAGAAAAAGGTTGCGTCAGAAGTTGTATTTCAAAGAATTGGCCAACTTTCAAATTTGGCATTATGAATTCACAATGTTAACAAAGATAAAGACAGTATCTATCAGCAATTAAAAATTATTACAAAGGATTTGGATGAATATATAAACATTCAAAAGCAGTTTGATTTAAAAAATCATGGTGAAACTATTGATGAAATTTTTTCAAGTATTTCAGATTTTAAAAGGTTAATTAATAGTGAAATTGGTATTAAGTATTTAGAATTTAAAAAGGAATTTAAAAAAATTCTAACAACTAAAAAAGGTGATGAAAACACTTATTTAAAAAATTTTGAACAATTTCAAAAAATGGTTGCTCAACTAAAAGAATTTTCAATTTTAAGTGATATCTCAACTCTTGACAATCCCAATCTGATTAATATAGTTTTTAATTCTCTTGATGATCGCCAAAGTTTTCAAGAAAATTGTCCACTAATATCATCCAGTGATAGACTTCAAAAAGTAATAGCTAGTCAAAAAGATATTGATCAAGATTTATTTGATGTATATTTATTTAATCATCTCTACAAGTCAAAGACTAGTTTAAGAATTGGTATTTTTTCAAAACGAAAATTTAAGAAATTTTTAGAAACCCAATCAAGACAAAAATATAAACTAGAGCTATTATTTTTTAAGGAGAATATTGATTTTGAAAGTTTTCAATTTTTGTTTGAACGTCGCGATGAAAAATCTGTCATTCAGTTACTAAAAATTGCAGATTTGGGAATTGTTGATTTTCAAACCATTGAATTAGTAATTAAATACAATTGATCGAATAAATTTGAGAGCGATAATTTAAAAGTGTTTAAAATAATTGAATCAGACTGATTTTCTAAAATTTCTGAGGCAAACCATAAACAAGTTGATAACACAATTAGTCGAATTTATTGACAATTAATTGACAAAATTTATTCAAAAATTGCCAACGATGAAGTATTAAATGACAAGTATGGAAAATTAAAAAATATTATTAGTAAAGAAAAGGGTCGTCACAATATTCCGCGACTATTTAAGGTTTATCAAGAAATTTTAGAAATCTTATTTCCGATCAAAATCTCTTCTCCAGACACAAGTTCAAATCGATTAATTTTTCCGTGAAAAGAAAAAGATTATGACTTTGTGATTTTTGATGAGGCTTCACAAATTTTTACTGAAAATGCTTTGCCAAGCTTATTTAGAGCTAAAAAATCGATTATTGCTGGGGACTCTAAGCAACTTCGCCCTTCAAATTACTTTGCTTCCAAACGGTTAGGTGCAGAAATTGACGAAGAAGAGTACAATGAAATTCTAGAAGATGAAAATTATGAAGTGATTGAAGAAAAACTTTCGACCCTTCAAGATGAAAGTTTGTTGGATTTTGCTTTGAGTCGATTTCCAAAAACAATGTTAAAGTTTCATTACCGTAGTAATCATAAGGAACTTATCTCGTATTCAAGTGCGGCTTTTTATGATAATGAACTTTACGTTTCAGATAAACCTAATTCTGTGGAATTACCTCTTGAACAAGTTTTGGTTGAGAACGGGATTAAATTACGAAAAGAGGGGATCAATCCAAAAGAAGCTGAGATGGTTGTTCAACTAGTTTTAAAACATATTAAAAGAGGTGAAACCTCAATCGGAGTTATTACCACAAATTCGCAGCAAATGAAATTTATTGAAGATTTAATTGAAGATGAAGCCTTACAAAACCAGAAGTTAGCATTAGCGCTAAATAATAACTCATTATTTATTAAGAATATTGAAAATGTTCAAGGTGATGAACGTGATATTATAATTTTTTCAGTTGCTTTTGCCCCCGATCAAACCGGAAAATTTATTAATGCTTTTGGGCCAATTGGTCAGGCCGGAGGACCCAATCGTTTAAATGTTGCCATTACTAGGTCTAAAATTAAAATGTATGTTGTTAAATCAATTAATTCTGCAATCATTAATAGCCAAAATCAAAATACATTAATTTTCAAAAAATATTTAGAATATGTTGAAAAATTGCAAGAGCACGAATTAGACTCGAAGCTAATTAATGCTGTTCTATCTAGTGTTAATCCAACTGTTAGAGAAAGCAGCCAAGATAGTGGATGAAGTGATTCAGAATTTGAATTAGAAGTTTTTGAGCAAGTAAATAAGTTATTATTTCATTTGCAAGATCGCTTCGAAATTCACCGCCAAGTACAGCAGGCTGGTTATAGAATCGATATGACCGTTTTTGATAAGCAAGAAAAAATTCATATTTTAGCAATTGAAGCAGACGGAGCCCAATTTCATATATCAACTCGAGAACAAAAAATGAATGACTACTACCGTCAAGAGTATTTAGAAAACCAAGGCTGAAAATTTAAACGAATTTTATCAACCCATTGATGAGATTTAGATGGAGTAAAGAGAAAGCAATTTTTAAACGAAGTGCTGGAATTTGTTAATGATTATCTTGAAGATCATTAA
- a CDS encoding glycoside hydrolase family 1 protein, producing MRNLLYIDVCVTGKYNSFALNYFQQAKIDIDFREKDSEILSNAKPDFIAFNYYSTFTVKYVEPNFEYQNKKSFDQQTGFDVPGMFESVKNPNLLANEYGWEIDPIGFKTTLRELYSRYQLPLMITENGVSTREQLNEHNTVEDDYRIKYYHEHILQMRKAISEGVVVISYNPWTAIDLVSSHQGFQKRYGFIYVDRDEHNLKDMKRYFKKSFYWYQELIKNNAKNIK from the coding sequence ATGAGAAACTTGTTATACATTGATGTTTGTGTTACTGGTAAATATAACTCATTTGCTTTAAATTACTTTCAACAAGCTAAAATAGATATTGATTTTAGAGAAAAAGATAGCGAAATTTTAAGTAATGCAAAGCCCGACTTTATTGCTTTCAACTACTACTCAACTTTTACTGTTAAGTATGTTGAACCTAACTTTGAATACCAAAATAAAAAAAGCTTTGATCAACAAACTGGATTTGATGTTCCAGGAATGTTTGAAAGTGTTAAAAATCCTAACTTACTAGCCAATGAGTATGGTTGAGAAATAGATCCAATTGGTTTTAAAACTACTTTAAGAGAATTATACTCAAGATATCAATTACCATTAATGATTACAGAAAATGGTGTAAGTACTCGTGAACAATTAAATGAGCACAATACAGTTGAAGATGACTATCGCATAAAATACTATCACGAACACATTCTCCAAATGCGTAAAGCTATTAGTGAAGGAGTTGTAGTTATTTCATATAATCCTTGAACAGCGATTGATTTAGTTTCCTCACATCAAGGTTTTCAAAAACGCTATGGATTTATTTATGTGGATCGTGATGAACATAATTTAAAAGACATGAAACGCTATTTTAAAAAATCATTTTATTGATACCAAGAACTTATTAAAAATAACGCTAAAAATATTAAATAA
- a CDS encoding family 1 glycosylhydrolase, whose translation MYHKNFVKQKGKIGPAPNVSMAYPASSKPEDIIAAFNANVMRNWLYTDVCVTGKYNSFALNYFKQAKIDIDFREQDSEILSNAKPDFIAFNYYSTFTVKYVEPNFEYQNKKSFDQQTGFDVPGMFESIMLKNKGAYVARYIDIEKPTH comes from the coding sequence ATGTATCACAAAAACTTTGTTAAACAAAAAGGTAAAATTGGTCCAGCTCCTAACGTTTCTATGGCCTATCCAGCTAGTTCTAAACCCGAAGATATTATTGCAGCTTTTAATGCTAATGTTATGAGAAACTGGTTGTACACTGATGTTTGTGTCACTGGTAAATATAACTCATTTGCTTTAAATTACTTTAAGCAAGCTAAAATAGATATTGATTTTAGAGAACAAGATAGTGAAATTTTAAGTAATGCAAAACCCGACTTTATTGCTTTCAACTACTACTCAACTTTTACTGTTAAGTATGTTGAACCCAACTTTGAATACCAAAATAAAAAAAGTTTTGATCAACAAACTGGATTTGATGTTCCAGGAATGTTTGAAAGTATAATGCTTAAAAACAAAGGAGCTTATGTTGCAAGATATATTGACATAGAGAAACCGACCCATTAA